GAAAAAATAGTTTGGATAATAAacctgataaaataatataaaaaaagaaTGGGAAATTACTAGAATAAGTAAAATGAGTGGACTATGGTAAAATCTGAAGAACCagacaaattttttattttggagAACGAATAGAAACAAGCCCATAAACATTTTGCGTGGTACTTCTATTTTTCCATTTCTACAAACACAGATGCTCCACAGAGGATATGTACCTGCTTATTGTTTCAGGAAAAACAAATAAACACAAGCAAGTTCATGATGCTCCAACAGGACCGATATCAATGAGAAGTTTAAATGATTCatcaaaattataaacaacGATAAAAACAAGCTTTTATCAGAGTACCTTTTAACCCATAATatactaattttaataatttaaattaattgtgTTCAATTCTAAAATgattacattaaaattttatttcccCAATATTTCTCCAAAACTTCCAAAACAAGCCAAACAAGCTCTATAAGTTTCAACACCATTATATCAACGAGTAAGAAATCCCAGAGTACTTTATCACATGAGAACACCTCAACACTAAATTTTGTACTACAAAAAAAATGACAGATGATTTTGCAGAATTCATACAGGTAAATGAGTACCATAACTCTTACTTGTTTCTTctgaattcagttcatttttttgcaagaatttatttttatgtttttcgaGGATAGCTTGCTTGCGCCTCCTACTTTCCTCAATTCTCTCAAGGTCATCTTCTTCTTGTTCAGCAAGTTGCATCACAATCTTATCTTGATAATCCTCTTGTATATCTTCCTCCCTGATACCAACAATAAACAATCAAAGAACAAGAACTcctcaaattttaatatttgcTCGAGGATAAATGTACCTCTTAATATTCTCACCATCCTTCTCCCCTGACTTACTGCCCATGTTCTCCAAATCACTTTCCCTTGATCTCTCTCTGGGATAATCTTCAACATTCCTTCTATGCCTGGATTCATTGTCCCTATTTCTGAAACTAACCTCATCATCATGCATCTGACGCCTTCTGAATCTATCACTCTCGTTATCCCTATCAACTTCTCTGCTTCTAGGCCTGTCACCATCTCTATCTGTTGTTCTACCTCGAGCAATATCCTTGTTCCTCCCCTCTCCCTTTCTCTCCCTGTCCCTGCCCCTCACCCTCACCctctccctctccctctcctTGTCCATCCTAACTCTATCGTGATTTCTGGCCCTTTCCTTTTCTCTCTCCTTCTCTTGCTCGTTCTCTCTGGTTCTATCCGTATCCTTAACCGAGTCCCTCTCCATACTTCCCTTCCTGTGTTTGTCATGCTCATCTCTCTTATAATACCTCTCTGTTCCTTCCGAATATCTGCTAGAATGGTGTTTAATATCTTTCGACCTCATCCCATCCCTGCTACTATCACTATTGTTTCTGTCAGGGGCAATCACCCTTTCATCGCCAGGATTATTCCTGCGATTTACCTCTACAAGATAAGAGTCTTCCATAATTAAAGGCTCACGCAATATACTTCGGGACCGAGACCTTTCCCCAGTACTTACAGGCGACTTCGACAAGCTTCTAGAAGAACTCCCATTCAGATACTCTTCATGAGAGTGAAAGGACGAAACAACTCTTTGCCTTTTCTCAGATGACGAACTTTTCCACTGATCATTTGGATAAACCATATAATCCAATTTTCTAGTCCTCTTAAAATCCATACTAAAAACCATATGCACATCTTTGTGAATTTTGTGTGAATAATGCCTGTTTGCTCGATCATCCAAACTAGATGCTCTGTCCTTATCCAGATCACCATTCACTTTGATATCCTCGCCATCATTATTTTTCCTTGAATTTTTTTCTGCACTTTTCGCATTGTCTTCGCTAACTTCCTGAAAGATGAATTATAGAACACCATCAAAATCATAACGGCATCCATGTAACCTAAACAATATATGCAGAAACTTGTAATCAAGGGACCAAGTCCAACAAATCAACTGAAACCCACCATCTGTTCAGTCTATCAGAACCTTGAAATATTTGTGGCAACTTTTCTTGCAGCAGAAAAAAAGTGTGTCAAGTTACCTACTGATAATTGCCGTGACTCTCTAATGCAACTAAAACATTTGCAATAAGGCTCATCATTCACTTTTAGTTCAAGATGCCACCAAAAAATCAAGGCAGTAATCACTCAGAGCAACTCAAAGGACTAAGAGGTAAGTAGTCCAATTTCAGAATTTTTTCAAAAAGttccaaaataatttttttatctgaTAAATGGTACATAAAATCTCACGTGACCTAAGAATAATAAAAGGTTACAAATTTTTTTGGGAAAGTGGCTATCACAAACAAACAAAACGATTCGGCTAAGACCTCTAAGAAATTAAGTTTTCATATTCCATGTATTTAATTAGATTAACTTGTTGTCCAACAGTTCATTCACAGGGAGGCTGCAATAGCAATATGAGTAGACATTTGAAGAGTATAACCTTTATGCATGGTTTCAAGACATTTCCTTGAAGAGAATAAAAAATCCAAAATCCCGTAAttcatgaaataatttttaagaaatGGTTATTGTTATAAAAGGGAAGAATTAAAACACACCAGGTAAGAATCATTGTCCTGAAGATTTTTTATTTCTCCCGACTCCAAGTCGGAATCCAAATTCTTCTTCGACTTGTCAAACTCACCATCGACATAACGACCTAAGTCATCATCCTCAACAATCTCCCCTTCCTCCATTTCGTAATCTACCCCAGTAAATTGAAATCCGTTCGATACAACGACATCAGCGACCGCACCGCTCTCATCCTCACCATTTCCCAGTTTCCTATCTTCGACCTCATTATTTTCAATTCTTCCTACTTCCAGTTCATCACTCGGAACTTCCTCCTTGTCTTTCTTGCTCCTGTGGCGGTGGTGGCGATGGCGATGATCGCGGTGCTTGCGGCGCTTTGAGTGCTCGTCGGTATTGTCGAGGGAGGAAGACCGGTGGTGCACGCAGCGTGTGGGTTCGGAATCGGTAGCCATTTGGTACAAATTACAGCAAATTATAGTGGATATCGATTTAAGGTAGGGTTAGGGTTTCGACAAAATCAGTCGATTTGGTATTTCCAGGCACTTGCAACCAGGTACGTCAATTTCGATATGATGAAATTATCGATGGATCCCTCAAGGTTTGGATTATTCAATTAAGCCCCTTATCGTTTGACATATTTCAGAAGACTCCCTCATGAAAAGTGCTACTTAGCAGTTGACACcctgttttatttttattttatgatataattAGTTTTCATTACTCAATGATATATATTTAACTTAAAACAATACCTAATTTCATTAGTTTTACAAATTTGAAACaattttacccaattttcaaaATGATAATCTATTCTATCTattatctatactatattattaagtgtgaggacATGATAATAACTACCTAGAGATGACACCATCTTTTACTTTcgattttacccttatatgatactaatattacattttttttttgtttttttttcaatttcaacacacaatcttccaattttacccttatatgataataatattacacttttgttttaatttttttccaatttcaacacactttttatttttatttttttttatttcaacaattcaaatatcaatttagtccctctaTAATTTGTCAAGTTTCaatttagtccatcgataatgataaaaaaaaaattgtacacacACGCATAGCGTGTGCAAAGTAACTAGTATTTTATTAAGGGTGATGACATAATATTAAACACTTAGAGAACATCAactttttcttccaactttacccttatatgatctaatattacacttttgt
The Primulina tabacum isolate GXHZ01 chromosome 9, ASM2559414v2, whole genome shotgun sequence DNA segment above includes these coding regions:
- the LOC142555326 gene encoding uncharacterized protein LOC142555326 isoform X2 — protein: MATDSEPTRCVHHRSSSLDNTDEHSKRRKHRDHRHRHHRHRSKKDKEEVPSDELEVGRIENNEVEDRKLGNGEDESGAVADVVVSNGFQFTGVDYEMEEGEIVEDDDLGRYVDGEFDKSKKNLDSDLESGEIKNLQDNDSYLEVSEDNAKSAEKNSRKNNDGEDIKVNGDLDKDRASSLDDRANRHYSHKIHKDVHMVFSMDFKRTRKLDYMVYPNDQWKSSSSEKRQRVVSSFHSHEEYLNGSSSRSLSKSPVSTGERSRSRSILREPLIMEDSYLVEVNRRNNPGDERVIAPDRNNSDSSRDGMRSKDIKHHSSRYSEGTERYYKRDEHDKHRKGSMERDSVKDTDRTRENEQEKEREKERARNHDRVRMDKERERERVRVRGRDRERKGEGRNKDIARGRTTDRDGDRPRSREVDRDNESDRFRRRQMHDDEVSFRNRDNESRHRRNVEDYPRERSRESDLENMGSKSGEKDGENIKREEDIQEDYQDKIVMQLAEQEEDDLERIEESRRRKQAILEKHKNKFLQKNELNSEETIKQDGRSSEQVVSSEAAVDCIDNQVEGSEIFVPESNFSVGKSPLQNGLLAIQRPAGTGTGTGGLGDGSPKSERSADMFRDDIFGESPAVTWKKGKADNVAVERSELHDNWDDAEGYYGYRFGEILDGRYEIIAAHGKGVFSTVVRAKDLKANSSDPEEVAIKIIRNNETMYKAGMEELVILKKLVKADPENKRHCVRFLSTFKYRNHLCLVFESLHMNLREVLKKFGRNIGLKLTAVRTYAKQLLIALKHLKNCSVLHCDIKPDNMLVNEAKNILKLCDFGNAMFAGKNEITPYLVSRFYRSPEIILGLPYDHPMDIWSVGCCLFELYTGKVLFPGPTNNDMLRLHMELKGSFPKRMLRKGAFADQHFDQDLNFLATEEDPVTKKGIRRLIVNVKPKDFGTLLLGSPELGRPSLRTVEVLRDDLGKCI
- the LOC142555326 gene encoding uncharacterized protein LOC142555326 isoform X1 → MATDSEPTRCVHHRSSSLDNTDEHSKRRKHRDHRHRHHRHRSKKDKEEVPSDELEVGRIENNEVEDRKLGNGEDESGAVADVVVSNGFQFTGVDYEMEEGEIVEDDDLGRYVDGEFDKSKKNLDSDLESGEIKNLQDNDSYLEVSEDNAKSAEKNSRKNNDGEDIKVNGDLDKDRASSLDDRANRHYSHKIHKDVHMVFSMDFKRTRKLDYMVYPNDQWKSSSSEKRQRVVSSFHSHEEYLNGSSSRSLSKSPVSTGERSRSRSILREPLIMEDSYLVEVNRRNNPGDERVIAPDRNNSDSSRDGMRSKDIKHHSSRYSEGTERYYKRDEHDKHRKGSMERDSVKDTDRTRENEQEKEREKERARNHDRVRMDKERERERVRVRGRDRERKGEGRNKDIARGRTTDRDGDRPRSREVDRDNESDRFRRRQMHDDEVSFRNRDNESRHRRNVEDYPRERSRESDLENMGSKSGEKDGENIKREEDIQEDYQDKIVMQLAEQEEDDLERIEESRRRKQAILEKHKNKFLQKNELNSEETIKQDGRSSEQVVSSEAAVDCIDNQVEGSEIFVPESNFSVGKSPLQNGLLAIQRPAGTGTGTGGLGDGSPKSERSADMFRDDIFGESPAVTWKKGKADNVAVERSELHDNWDDAEGYYGYRFGEILDGRYEIIAAHGKGVFSTVVRAKDLKANSSDPEEVAIKIIRNNETMYKAGMEELVILKKLVKADPENKRHCVRFLSTFKYRNHLCLVFESLHMNLREVLKKFGRNIGLKLTAVRTYAKQLLIALKHLKNCSVLHCDIKPDNMLVNEAKNILKLCDFGNAMFAGKNEITPYLVSRFYRSPEIILGLPYDHPMDIWSVGCCLFELYTGKVLFPGPTNNDMLRLHMELKGSFPKRMLRKGAFADQHFDQDLNFLATEEDPVTKKGIRRLIVNVKPKDFGTLLLGSPGEDPKMLANFKDLMEKIFVLDPDKRLSVSQALSHPFITGK